The genome window TGAACTCACCTTCCGGAACGACAATCGAGAAGAAGTCCAAGTGCTCATCAAACGGCGAGGACACCAAGGAATACGCACGCCATACCGTGCTGCCATCCGCCTTGGTAACCCCCAGGCGCACAAACTGGCCCGCGGTAAAACGAAAGCCCGGGTCGCGGGTGGTGCGCAGGGTAAACAGGCTGGGGGTCAGCGATTGCACGTCGAGCAAGGTCTGGCGGGTAAATTTCTCAGCACTGGCCGTCATGGGGGGCTCCGTTCTACAGGTGCCCTAGTGTCGCTCAAAGTGGCGTGCGGAAACACCTACGATAGGTAGTGGCATCACGCGAGCACGCAGTGATGGCAACTTAATTGCACCGCTAATCAATTCGCTATTAGCCCTTCAAGTCGCTTCATAAATTCGCTGTTAGTTGATTGTTACAGAGGCTTCAAGCCACTCATAAATCGCAGTTTTCTTACTCGCCACTTACTTAGCCAAGTAACGTTCCTGCGGAAAAATTCTTAAAGCTTGCCACCCAAGAACGAAATTTTCCTCTCTCCCTGTAGTCCGTGTCCTACACTGATTTTCGTGCAGCTATGGGGGTTAAGGACGTACCCCAAGTCACGGAGAATCCATGGAGATTTACCCATGCTTAACTGGCGCAATAAACGACTCAGTACGCTGGAAGGTGAGAACGAGGTCATCAGCGTATTTGAACTGACTGTCAACAAAACCTACGAACTCGGCTTCCAAAACTGTTCCTTCAAGATGAGTTCTCAACTCCCAAAGAGCCAAATCAAACCCATAGAATTTACAAACTATTCAAACGAATGGAAAAAACTCTACGACCAAGCGCATTACTTCGATGTAGACCCCGTAGTAAAGCATTGCAAGGAATGTGTATTACCCATTGTCTGGCAGGAGGAAACATTCAAAGACGTGCCCAGCCTTTGGTCTTTGGCCCAAACCTTAGGCGTACACAAAGCGTTGACCATCAGCGTGCATGATTTCCGAGGAGTGTTCAGCATGCTGACGTTGAGCCGTGGCAAGGGTGACATCAGCCCGGAAGAATTGTATGAAAAAGCGGGAATGGTGTTATGGCTCTGTCACGCCATGCATGCCGTACTGGCGCAGAAATTTGCCGAAAAACCCAGCGTCAACCCCGTAAACAAATTGACTCCGCGGGAAACGGAAGTCCTCATGTGGTCAGGCAAGGGCAAGACTGCGGCGGATATCGCCGCCATTCTTTGCTTGTCCGAGCGTACGGTGGGTTTTCATGTGTGCAGTTGCCTCAAGAAACTGGGGGTCAACAACAAGATCGCCGCCGTGCTTCGCGCTGCGCAGGAAGGGATTATTTAACCGGCCAAGAAACACCACATGTAATCCCGCTGAAATAAACGTAACATTTACCGCCCATTCTGAGTGTTGAGCCGCCCCTCCGGGGGGTAGCCCGTAGTGCACTCAGACGGTTCGGCCGCCAGAGTCGAACACCCATTGTTTACCCAGAGCCTCCCCCGCCATGCCCCTGCTCGAAAGCCCCTTTGCCCAGCTCGATCTGATCCGCCAGCCAGAGCAACACAACGATCCGCTGCAAGCCTTCGATGCCGCCGACGAGTACCTGCTCAGCCATTTGGCCGAACAGCAGCCGGCCGCACACACCCGGGTGCTGGTGCTCAATGACAGCTTCGGCGCCCTTGCCGCCAGCCTTCAGGGCCAGGTGCAGGTGACCTCCAGTGGCGACTCGTTCCTGGCGGCGCAAGGCCTGGAAAAAAACCTGGTGCGCAACGCCAAGGCGTTCGACGCTGTACGGTTCATCCCCGCCAGCCACCTCCCCACCGGGCCATTTGACCGCGTGCTGATCCGCGTACCCAAAACCCTGGCATTGCTGGAAGAACAACTGATCCGCTTGCAAGGCCAGCTCGCCCCAGGCGCCGAAGTGATCGCCGGGGCGATGATCAAGCATTTGCCACGGGCGGCGGGCGAGTTGTTGGAACGCTATATCGGGCCGATGCACGCATCGCTTGCGGTAAAAAAGGCGCGATTGCTGATCGCCACCGCAGAGGATCGCCCCGCTGCCGTCTCGCCCTACCCCACCCGCTACGCCCTGGACACACCGGCGATCGAGCTGCTGAACCACGCCAACGTGTTCTGCCGTGAAAGCCTGGACATCGGCACCCGCGCGTTCCTGCCCCACCTGCCGAAAAACCTGGGCAACGCCCGCGTGGCAGACCTGGGTTGCGGCAACGGCGTACTGGCGATTGCCAGCGCCCTGCAAAACCCCGAAGCGCATTACACCTTGGTGGACGAGTCCTACATGGCCGTGCAGTCGGCGCTGGAGAACTGGCAAGCCGCCCTCGGTGAACGTGATGTGGTGGTGCGTGCCGCCGACGGCCTGGCCGGGCAAGAGCCACAATCCCTGGACGTGGTGCTGTGCAACCCACCGTTCCACCAGCAGCAGGTGGTTGGTGATTTCCTCGCCTGGCGCATGTTCCAGCAGGCACGGGAAGCACTGGTGGTGGGCGGCGCCCTCTATATAGTCGGCAACCGACATTTGGGTTATCACACCAAGCTGGCGCGCCTGTTCCGGGGTGTCGAGCAAGTCGCCACCACGCCGAAGTTCGTGATCCTCAAGGCGCGCAAATAAAAAAACCCTGCTTCTCTCGCAAGAAGCAGGGCTGGAAAGCCGGGCCGCAAAGCCCGGATCGGGATATCAGTGAGTGGTCAGGCCGGCCGCATTCATAAACATGCGCATCAGGCTGGCCACGACGAACAGGGCCAGCACACTGCCGGTCCAGATCATCGCCAGCCACCCCAGGCGCCGCCACAATGGCTGCTTCTCGGCCTGTTCAATCTCGTGCAACGAAGGTTTGCCGGACATGAAACGACCCTCCTAGTGATAACCGTCTTCGTGGGTGACCTTGCCGCGGAACACGTAGTAGCTCCAGAAGGTATAGCCCAGGATGAACGGGATAATGAACAGCGTACCCACCAGCATGAAGCCCTGGCTTTGCGGCGGCGCGGCAGCATCCCAAATTGAGACTGACGGCGGGATAATGTTCGGCCACAGGCTGATACCCAAACCGCTGTAGCCCAGGAAGATCAGCACCAGCGTCAGCAGGAACGGCGTGTAGTGCGCATTACGGGCCACCGCGCGGATCAGCCCATACATGGTCACCAGCACCAGGATCGGCACTGGCAGGAACCAGAACAGGTTCGGCAGGGTGAACCAGCGCGAGGCGATTTCCGGGTGCGTCAACGGCGTCCAGATACTCACGATGCCGATCACCGCCAGCACCACGAAGGCCAATGGCCGCGCCAGATTGTGCATCTTTTCCTGCAACGAGCCTTCGGTCTTCATGATCAGCCAGGTGCAGCCGAGCAACGCATAAGCCACGATCAGCGCCACGCCGCAGAACATCGTGAACGGCGTGAGCCAGTCCAGCGAACCGCCGGCAAACTGGCGATTCACCACTGGAATGCCATCGATGAACGCACCCAGCGCCACGCCCTGGAAGAATGTTGCCGCCAGCGAGCCGCCAATGAATGCCTTGTCCCACAGGTGACGCTTGTGGTCCTTGGCCTTGAAGCGGAATTCGAAGGCTACACCGCGGAAGATCAGCCCGATCAGCATCAGGATCAGCGGCAGGTACAGCGCCGACAGCACCACCGAATAGGCCAGCGGGAACGCACCGAACAACGCCGCGCCACCGAGTACCAGCCAGGTTTCGTTACCATCCCACACCGGGGCCACGGTGTTCATCATCACATCACGGTCGGTCTTGCCCGGGATAAACGGAAACAGGATGCCGATACCCAGGTCGAAACCGTCCATGACCACGTACATCATGATGCCGAAGATGATGATCACGGCCCAGATCAGCGGAAGATCAATACCCATCTCAATGCCCCTTGTGCTGGATGTGGGTGTGGTCGTCATCGCTGCCATCATCGGCGGCGGACAACGGACGGGCCGGTGTACGTTTCTGGCCAGGGCCACCGTGGGTGGGCTCGCTGCCTTCATGGGTCTGAGGCCCTTTGCGCACCAGGCGCATCATGTAGCCCAGGCCTGCGCCGAACAGCGCGAAGTACACCACCACGAACAACACCAGGGTGATGGTCATCTGCGCCAGGCTATGCCCGGAGGACGCGTCCGCCGTGCGCATCAAGCCGTAGACCACCCACGGCTGGCGGCCGATCTCGGTGGTGAACCAACCTGCAAGAATCGCGATCAGGCCGGACGGCCCCATCCACAACGCCAGGTACAGGAACGGCTTGGACGTGTACATCTTGTCGCCCCGGCGCAGCCAGAGGCTGAACAGGCCAGTGAAGATCATCAGGAAGCCCAGGCCGACCATGACCCGGAACGACCAGAATACGATGGTCGAGTTGGGGCGGTCTTCCGGTGGAAACTCCTTGAGGGCCGGCACCTGTTTGTCCAGGGAGTGGGTAAGA of Pseudomonas azotoformans contains these proteins:
- the cydB gene encoding cytochrome d ubiquinol oxidase subunit II, whose protein sequence is MGIDLPLIWAVIIIFGIMMYVVMDGFDLGIGILFPFIPGKTDRDVMMNTVAPVWDGNETWLVLGGAALFGAFPLAYSVVLSALYLPLILMLIGLIFRGVAFEFRFKAKDHKRHLWDKAFIGGSLAATFFQGVALGAFIDGIPVVNRQFAGGSLDWLTPFTMFCGVALIVAYALLGCTWLIMKTEGSLQEKMHNLARPLAFVVLAVIGIVSIWTPLTHPEIASRWFTLPNLFWFLPVPILVLVTMYGLIRAVARNAHYTPFLLTLVLIFLGYSGLGISLWPNIIPPSVSIWDAAAPPQSQGFMLVGTLFIIPFILGYTFWSYYVFRGKVTHEDGYH
- a CDS encoding methyltransferase; this translates as MPLLESPFAQLDLIRQPEQHNDPLQAFDAADEYLLSHLAEQQPAAHTRVLVLNDSFGALAASLQGQVQVTSSGDSFLAAQGLEKNLVRNAKAFDAVRFIPASHLPTGPFDRVLIRVPKTLALLEEQLIRLQGQLAPGAEVIAGAMIKHLPRAAGELLERYIGPMHASLAVKKARLLIATAEDRPAAVSPYPTRYALDTPAIELLNHANVFCRESLDIGTRAFLPHLPKNLGNARVADLGCGNGVLAIASALQNPEAHYTLVDESYMAVQSALENWQAALGERDVVVRAADGLAGQEPQSLDVVLCNPPFHQQQVVGDFLAWRMFQQAREALVVGGALYIVGNRHLGYHTKLARLFRGVEQVATTPKFVILKARK
- a CDS encoding helix-turn-helix transcriptional regulator yields the protein MLNWRNKRLSTLEGENEVISVFELTVNKTYELGFQNCSFKMSSQLPKSQIKPIEFTNYSNEWKKLYDQAHYFDVDPVVKHCKECVLPIVWQEETFKDVPSLWSLAQTLGVHKALTISVHDFRGVFSMLTLSRGKGDISPEELYEKAGMVLWLCHAMHAVLAQKFAEKPSVNPVNKLTPRETEVLMWSGKGKTAADIAAILCLSERTVGFHVCSCLKKLGVNNKIAAVLRAAQEGII
- a CDS encoding DUF2474 domain-containing protein, whose translation is MSGKPSLHEIEQAEKQPLWRRLGWLAMIWTGSVLALFVVASLMRMFMNAAGLTTH